The Quercus robur chromosome 7, dhQueRobu3.1, whole genome shotgun sequence genome has a segment encoding these proteins:
- the LOC126692385 gene encoding trihelix transcription factor GT-3b-like — protein MEGHHPHPHPHHLQHQQQQHHHISVNVDTSDRFPQWSVQETKEFLMIRAELDRTFMETKRNKLLWEVISTKMKEKGFNRSAEQCKCKWKNLVTRYKGCETMEPEAMRQQFPFYNELQAIFTARMQRMLWAEAEGAASGSKKKAAQLSSDEEEDIEDSEGEIKGNTRKKIKKSSKSNITGSSTSGVGSGSGNNFNHLKEILDDFMKQQLQIEVQWREAFEARENERRLKEMEWRQHMEALESERILMEQRWREREEQRRMREEARAEKRDALITALLSKIRREDM, from the exons ATGGAGGgacatcatcctcatcctcatcctcatcatcttcAACATCAGCAACAGCAACATCATCATATCAGTGTCAACGTTGATACGAGTGATAGATTTCCTCAATGGAGTGTGCAAGAGACAAAGGAGTTCTTGATGATCCGAGCTGAGCTGGATCGAACTTTCATGGAAACAAAGAGGAACAAGCTCCTCTGGGAAGTTATCTCCACCAAGATGAAAGAAAAGGGTTTCAATCGCAGCGCTGAACAGTGCAAGTGCAAGTGGAAAAACCTCGTTACTCGTTATAAG GGGTGTGAGACAATGGAACCTGAAGCCATGCGTCAACAATTCCCGTTTTACAATGAACTCCAAGCGATTTTCACTGCAAGGATGCAGAGAATGTtatgggctgaagctgaaggaGCAGCAAGTGGTTCAAAAAAGAAAGCTGCACAGCTTTCATCTGATGAAGAGGAAGATATCGAAGACAGTGAGGGAGAGATCAAAGGCAACACTAGGAAGAAGATTAAAAAGAGCAGCAAGAGCAATATTACTGGAAGTAGTACTAGCGGTGTTGGTAGTGGGAGTGGAAATAATTTCAACCATTTGAAGGAGATATTGGATGATTTCATGAAGCAACAGTTGCAAATAGAAGTGCAATGGAGGGAAGCGTTTGAGGCTAGAGAAAACGAGAGGAGATTAAAGGAAATGGAGTGGAGGCAACACATGGAAGCATTGGAGAGTGAGAGGATATTGATGGAGCAGAGGTGGAGAGAGAGGGAAGAGCAAAGGAGGATGAGAGAAGAAGCTAGGGCTGAGAAAAGGGACGCTCTTATCACAGCTTTGCTTAGCAAGATTAGGAGAGAGGATATGTAG